From a region of the Leptidea sinapis chromosome 6, ilLepSina1.1, whole genome shotgun sequence genome:
- the LOC126965027 gene encoding 60S ribosomal export protein NMD3 — protein MEYISPEDTPVTSTRILCCQCAVPIEANPSNMCVACLRAHVDVTDGIPKQATLFFCRGCERYLQPPAEWVVCSLESRELLALCLKRLKGLNRVKLVDAGFAWTEPHSKRIKVKLTVQGEVIGGTVLQQTFIVEYVVQHQMCDACHRSEAQDYWRALVQVRQRANNRKTFYYLEQLILKHKAHANTLGIKPKHDGLDFFYASENHARKMVDFIQSVLPIKCQHSKKLISHDIHSNIYNYKFTFSIEIVPLSKDSVVCLPKKLTHQLGSISPICLVQRVTSTIHLIDANTGQVCDVSSTVYWRHPFTPICNPKQLVEYIVMDIDILKEHEKKTFPGQGIVSNKHVVADVWVVKSSELGLDVNPVHTKTHLGHLLKPGDTVLGYNLGDSNVNDDNFDKLDRNLIPDVFLVKKYYGERSARRRARTWKLKHMADDLHNGMSSSNEDYNEFLDDLEEDPTFRQNINIFKDANRVPVDVDDEIDPSLPRITLAEMLDDLVIDDVEMNEE, from the exons ATGGAATATATTTCACCAGAAGACACACCTGTAACCAGTACTAGAAT ATTATGCTGTCAATGTGCCGTTCCTATTGAAGCCAATCCATCTAATATGTGTGTTGCTTGTTTAAGAGCTCACGTTGATGTTACAGATGGTATTCCAAAGCAAGCAACGCTATTTTTTTGTCGAGGTTGTGAAAG GTACTTACAACCACCAGCAGAATGGGTTGTTTGTTCATTGGAATCAAGGGAACTCTTGGCTCTCTGTTTAAAACGGCTGAAAGGATTAAACAGAGTTAAACTAGTTGATGCTGGGTTTGCATGGACAGAACCACACTCGAAAAGAATAAAA GTCAAACTCACAGTTCAAGGTGAGGTTATAGGTGGAACTGTCTTGCAACAGACCTTCATTGTGGAGTATGTTGTTCAGCACCAGATGTGTGATGCATGCCATAGGTCAGAGGCACAAGATTACTGGCGTGCCTTAGTGCAGGTGCGACAAAGAGCAAATAACAGAAAGACATTCTATTACTTGGAGCAATTGATACTAAAACATAAAGCACATGCCAACACACTTGGTATTAAACCAAAACACG atGGATTAGACTTTTTCTATGCATCAGAAAATCATGCCCGTAAAATGGTTGACTTTATTCAGTCTGTCTTACCTATAAAATGTCAGCACTCGAAGAAACTTATATCACATGACATTCAcagtaacatttacaattataaGTTTACATTTAGCATTGAAATAGTCCCCTTGTCAAAGGACAGTGTTGTATGCCTTCCTAAGAAACTAACACACCAGTTGGGTTCAATATCACCAATATGTTTAGTCCAGAGAGTTACCAGTACAATACACCTTATAGATGCTAATACAGGACAAG TGTGTGATGTTTCGTCAACAGTCTATTGGAGGCATCCATTTACTCCGATTTGTAATCCAAAACAGTTAGTGGAGTACATTGTGATGGACATTGACATTTTAAAGGAAcat gaaaagAAAACCTTTCCTGGCCAAGGAATAGTGTCGAACAAGCATGTGGTTGCTGATGTGTGGGTGGTGAAATCAAGTGAACTTGGCTTGGATGTTAACCCTGTCCATACTAAAACACATCTTGGACATCTTCTGAAGCCAGGGGATACAGTACTCGG gtATAACCTTGGGGATTCCAATGTTAACGATGACAATTTCGACAAACTTGACCGCAATTTAATACCGGATGTGTTTCTGGTCAAGAAATATTACGGAGAGCGATCAGCCAGACGTCGAGCGAGGACTTGGAAGCTGAAACACATGGCTGATGATCTTCACAATGGAATGAGTTCATCTAACGA GGACTACAACGAGTTCTTGGACGATCTTGAAGAGGATCCCACTTTCAgacagaatataaatatattcaaggATGCAAATAGAGTCCCAGTTGATGTGGATGATGAGATAGATCCATCACTGCCCCGCATCACCCTGGCTGAAATGTTGGATGATCTTGTCATTGATGATGTTGAGATGAATGAAGAATAA